A DNA window from Budorcas taxicolor isolate Tak-1 chromosome 14, Takin1.1, whole genome shotgun sequence contains the following coding sequences:
- the DDX43 gene encoding probable ATP-dependent RNA helicase DDX43 produces the protein MSRPETGANASSWVAASRRDEALPPAPDTRPAEEPSQGGGRAQRTCAGGGQRGSFGLQQPEGAGIRVPPLSFKLKKDCVGAVIGRGGSNIKEIQSSTYTKIQIIRGCPEAEVRIFGTKAMQCKAKTVIDDLVKKQEEYKTEPKLGVAAVQLSDGKDAMKDVSGEQKLIDWDKFRDNILKWNEKKWAGLPPVKKNFYIESEKTSSMSQEQVDNWRKENYNIICDDLKDGEKRPLPNPTCNFEDAFHCYPEVMRNIQKAGFQKPTPIQSQAWPIILQGIDLIGVAQTGTGKTLSYLMPGFIHIDSQPVARNGPGMLVLTPTRELALQVDAECSEYSYRGLKSVCIYGGGDRDGQIKDLSKGVDIIIATPGRLHDLQMNNFVYLKSITYLVLDEADKMLDMGFEPQIMKILLDVRPDRQTVMTSATWPYAVRRLAQSYLKEPMIVYVGTLDLVAVSTVTQNIIVTTEDEKRSHIQAFIESMSPKDKVIIFVSRKAVADHLSSDLGIRRISVESLHGNREQSDRERALKSFKTGKVRILIATDLASRGLDVHDVTHVYNYDFPRNIEEYVHRVGRTGRAGRTGVSITLITRNDWKIAGELINILERANQSVPEDLVSMAERYKANKLKKETENKWGRPQGKPRKFYH, from the exons ATGTCTCGGCCGGAAACCGGCGCCAACGCCTCCTCCTGGGTTGCTGCTTCCCGGCGGGATGAGGCGCTGCCTCCGGCTCCGGATACGAGGCCGGCGGAGGAGCCAAGCCAAGGCGGTGGAAGAGCCCAAAGGACCTGCGCGGGTGGAGGCCAGAGGGGCTCCTTTGGCCTCCAGCAGCCCGAGGGCGCGGGTATTCGAGTACCGCCGCTCTCCTTCAAGCTGAAGAAGGACTGCGTGGGCGCCGTGATCG gtcGTGGTGGGTCAAATATAAAAGAGATCCAGAGCTCAACATACACGAAAATACAG ATAATAAGAGGGTGTCCTGAAGCAGAAGTAAGAATCTTTGGCACCAAGGCAATGCAGTGCAAAGCAAAAACAGTGATAGATGATCTTGTTAAAAAACAAGAAGAATACAAAACAGAACCCAAACTTG GTGTTGCTGCTGTCCAACTTTCGGATGGAAAAGATGCAATGAAGGATGTTTCAGGAGAGCAGAAATTGATTGATTGGGATAAATTCCGAGACAACATTTTGAAATGGAATGAGAAAAAGTGGGCAG GTTTGCCTCCAGTTAAGAAAAACTTTTACAtagagtcagaaaaaacaagttCAATGTCACAAGAACAAGTAGACAATTGGAG gaaggaaaattataatataatttgTGATGACTTGAAAGATGGTGAGAAACGTCCTCTTCCTAACCCTACTTGTAATTTTGAGGATGCATTTCACTGTTACCCTGAAGTTATGAGAAATATTCAAAAGGCAGGTTTTCAAAAGCCAACACCAATTCAG TCACAGGCGTGGCCAATCATCCTACAAGGAATAGATCTGATAGGAGTAGCCCAGACTGGAACAGGGAAGACATTGTCCTACTTAATGCCTGGATTTATTCATATTGACTCCCAACCTGT AGCCAGGAACGGGCCTGGCATGTTAGTCCTCACCCCAACTCGAGAGTTGGCTCTGCAAGTGGATGCCGAGTGCTCTGAATACTCGTACAGAGGTCTTAAAAG tgtttgtaTATATGGTGGTGGCGATAGAGATGGACAAATAAAAGACTTATCAAAAGGTGTAGACATTATCATCGCCACTCCCGGAAGACTCCATGATCTACAGATGAATAACTTTGTGTACCTGAAAAGCATAACCTACCTG GTATTAGATGAAGCGGACAAAATGCTGGATATGGGATTTGAACCCCAGATAATGAAGATTTTATTAGATGTACGTCCAGACAGGCAGACAGTTATGACAAG TGCAACATGGCCATATGCTGTTCGTAGACTTGCACAATCTTATTTGAAAGAGCCCATGATTGTGTATGTTGGTACTTTGGATCTAGTC GCTGTAAGTACCGTGACACAAAATATCATTGTCACCACAGAAGATGAGAAAAGATCACATATCCAAGCTTTCATCGAGAGCATGTCTCCCAAGGACAAAGTCATAATATTTGTCAGCCGGAAAGCTGT ggCTGATCATTTATCAAGTGACCTGGGTATCCGGCGTATATCAGTAGAGTCTCTGCATGGCAATAGAGAACAGAGTGATAGAGAGAGAGCattaaaaagctttaaaacag GTAAAGTGCGAATACTGATCGCTACTGATTTAGCATCTCGTGGTCTTGATGTCCATGATGTAACGCATGTCTATAATTATGATTTTCCCCGAAACATCGAAGAATATGTCCACAGAGTGGGACGTACCGGGAGAGCAGG GAGGACCGGGGTATCTATTACCCTTATCACTAGAAATGATTGGAAGATTGCTGGTGAATTAATTAATATTCTGGAAAGAGCAAATCAG AGTGTCCCAGAGGATCTTGTCTCAATGGCTGAGAGATACAAagcaaataaactgaaaaaagaaacagaaaacaaatggggAAGACCTCAAGGAAAACCCAGGAAGTTTTATCATTAA